Proteins from a genomic interval of Phormidium ambiguum IAM M-71:
- a CDS encoding TonB-dependent siderophore receptor — protein MQQHQQQIIWLIGLASVLVAQPSWAELSQHELSRHTHNFKDWITQIEAENGVQLAQLPGDPLQVTRVSLNPTPTGLEISLETSDGKPLQIDRTKFRTEGNNLIADIPNAVLVLPTQEFKAENPAADIVSVQVVQQDSTNIQVRVLGNNMLPKTNITLKTGELTYSLNPTVQQSDPDVEILVTADRAQGYRVPNTTTGSRTDTPLRDLPFSVQVVPQELLEDRRIESVNEALRTVAGVTPDNPSYSAFEGFTIRGFTGRNIIRNGLRDDTNITSRIAIPNIEQVEVLRGPAGALFSQGGPGGTVNIVTKKPLSTRRYHVEGTIGSFDTYGVSLDFTGPINDSKTLLYRFIAGASTTGTFIDYFDRRNYVIAPSLTWNISPTTRINFEGEYTIGQQPNARGLPARGTVLPNINGKLPRNRFIGEPDDELDKNDRYALRLGYTLEHKFSDNWQLRNAFRATLTRSPQNSLFPSNLLDDQRTLERGLFSTEDQSQDNYIIDTNVVGTFKTGSIAHKLLFGIDLNRDVYASSSREFQLDPIDIFNPVYRQSRRIFVAEYPREPYISDSLGIYVQNQIDLLPNLKILLGGRFDIVSQKIDFADNTESFQQDEAFSPRVGLVYQPIESVSLYASYSRSFLQNVGTAFDNRLFQPERGTQYEVGVKADWLDRRLSTTLALYQINRTNVLTTDPANPNFSIQTGEQRSRGIELDIAGEILPGWKIAAGYAYTDAKITADNTYTVGNRINNVPEHAVSLWTTYEIQSGSVRGLGFGLGIFYVGEREGDLDNSFQVPGYTRVDASVFYRRDNFRIGLNIENLFDVSYFETAESTLRVYYGAPITIKGTISWTF, from the coding sequence GTGCAGCAGCATCAGCAACAAATTATTTGGCTCATAGGATTAGCATCTGTACTGGTAGCTCAACCGAGTTGGGCAGAGTTATCACAACATGAACTGAGCAGACATACTCACAACTTCAAAGATTGGATTACCCAAATTGAAGCAGAAAATGGAGTACAGTTAGCTCAACTCCCTGGAGATCCACTTCAGGTAACGAGAGTCAGCCTCAACCCTACCCCAACTGGATTGGAAATCTCTCTAGAAACATCCGATGGCAAACCCTTACAGATCGATCGGACTAAATTTCGCACAGAGGGCAACAACTTAATTGCAGACATTCCCAACGCAGTTTTAGTACTACCCACCCAGGAATTTAAAGCAGAGAATCCCGCAGCAGATATCGTCAGCGTGCAGGTAGTTCAGCAAGACAGCACCAACATTCAGGTGCGCGTACTTGGCAACAATATGCTACCCAAGACAAATATCACCTTAAAAACAGGTGAATTGACTTACAGCCTCAACCCAACAGTTCAACAATCAGATCCAGATGTTGAAATTTTAGTAACAGCAGACAGAGCCCAAGGTTATCGAGTACCCAACACCACCACAGGTAGTAGAACAGATACACCACTCCGTGATTTACCATTTTCCGTGCAAGTCGTTCCGCAAGAACTGCTGGAAGATCGGCGAATTGAAAGCGTTAATGAAGCACTAAGAACCGTCGCTGGAGTAACACCCGATAACCCTTCTTACTCTGCGTTTGAAGGATTTACCATCCGGGGGTTTACTGGACGTAATATCATTCGCAATGGTTTGCGGGATGACACTAACATTACCAGCAGAATTGCGATTCCAAACATTGAACAAGTCGAGGTATTGAGAGGCCCAGCAGGTGCCCTTTTTAGCCAAGGTGGTCCCGGTGGTACAGTTAACATCGTGACGAAAAAGCCGTTATCGACCCGTCGCTATCATGTAGAGGGAACCATTGGAAGTTTTGATACTTATGGGGTTTCGCTGGACTTTACCGGGCCGATTAATGATTCTAAAACTCTGCTTTATCGTTTCATAGCAGGTGCTTCCACTACTGGAACGTTTATTGACTATTTCGATCGCCGTAATTATGTCATCGCCCCTTCGCTCACCTGGAACATTAGCCCAACCACCAGAATTAACTTTGAGGGAGAATATACGATCGGTCAGCAACCAAACGCTAGGGGATTACCTGCCAGAGGCACTGTTTTACCTAACATTAATGGTAAATTGCCCCGCAACCGATTTATTGGGGAACCAGATGATGAACTCGATAAAAACGATCGCTATGCTCTCAGATTAGGCTATACCCTAGAGCATAAATTCAGCGATAATTGGCAACTTCGCAATGCTTTTCGCGCTACCCTAACTCGTAGCCCCCAAAACTCCCTATTCCCCTCAAATCTACTTGACGATCAACGCACCTTAGAACGGGGATTATTTAGTACCGAAGACCAATCTCAGGACAATTATATTATTGATACCAACGTGGTTGGCACTTTTAAAACGGGGAGCATTGCCCATAAATTATTGTTTGGGATCGATCTTAACCGAGATGTTTATGCAAGTAGTAGCCGAGAATTTCAGCTAGATCCGATCGATATATTCAACCCCGTATATAGGCAATCTCGGAGAATATTCGTTGCTGAATATCCCAGAGAACCTTACATTTCAGATTCCCTCGGCATTTATGTGCAAAATCAGATTGATTTGTTGCCAAATTTGAAAATCTTGCTGGGAGGAAGATTTGATATTGTTAGCCAGAAAATTGACTTTGCTGATAACACTGAATCTTTTCAACAAGATGAAGCTTTTAGTCCTAGAGTTGGGTTGGTGTATCAACCTATTGAATCAGTTTCGTTATACGCCAGTTATAGCCGCTCTTTTCTCCAAAATGTAGGAACTGCTTTTGATAATAGGCTATTTCAACCAGAGCGAGGCACGCAATATGAAGTAGGAGTTAAAGCAGATTGGCTCGATCGCAGATTATCGACAACTTTGGCACTTTACCAAATTAATCGTACCAATGTATTAACAACTGACCCCGCCAACCCAAATTTTTCCATACAAACAGGAGAACAAAGAAGTCGCGGAATTGAACTCGATATTGCAGGTGAAATTTTACCAGGATGGAAGATTGCAGCTGGTTACGCTTATACCGATGCTAAAATTACGGCTGACAATACCTATACAGTAGGTAATCGCATTAATAATGTTCCAGAACACGCTGTTAGTTTATGGACAACTTATGAAATTCAAAGTGGATCTGTAAGAGGCTTAGGATTTGGATTAGGTATTTTTTATGTAGGTGAACGCGAAGGAGATTTAGATAATTCTTTTCAAGTTCCTGGCTATACTCGCGTTGATGCTAGCGTGTTCTATCGTCGAGATAACTTTCGGATTGGTTTGAATATTGAAAATTTGTTTGACGTTAGCTACTTCGAGACGGCAGAAAGTACCTTGCGGGTTTATTATGGTGCTCCTATTACTATCAAGGGTACAATTTCTTGGACTTTTTAG
- a CDS encoding iron-siderophore ABC transporter substrate-binding protein, protein MKTIRKSWWRRIQLFLIGTLVFIFTQSSCGIVRQQFQADKPKVVSSECRTVEHQLGKTCIPLHPKRVIVMDQESLEILVALGINPIASTIANRVGSKLEILQEKTGEIVNLGKEGQPNLEKIVELRPDLIVGMFILPQNYSLLSQIAPTVSIEYSQTGWKQTLKQVAEIVDKVQESKQLLDDYQQKIARFREAFLQKTGKLEICIMRFYTTLQFTQFLNQNSFTVSVMEELGVLSIPEIQRQQIQIPNSDYGYINTSLEQVYLLEADKMFIALDPGAKSNLEVYENSPLWQTLNVVKQNQVYIVDSGYWIFGNILSANAILDDLFKYLVKNEN, encoded by the coding sequence ATGAAAACAATCCGTAAATCTTGGTGGCGACGCATTCAACTATTTTTAATAGGAACTCTGGTTTTTATTTTTACTCAGAGTTCCTGTGGGATAGTGAGGCAACAATTTCAGGCTGACAAACCAAAGGTTGTATCCTCAGAATGTCGAACTGTTGAACATCAATTAGGGAAAACTTGCATTCCACTGCATCCAAAACGAGTGATTGTGATGGATCAAGAAAGCTTGGAAATTTTAGTAGCTTTGGGGATAAATCCGATCGCATCTACAATTGCTAATCGAGTTGGAAGTAAACTAGAAATTCTCCAGGAAAAAACCGGGGAGATCGTTAATTTAGGTAAAGAAGGTCAGCCAAATCTTGAAAAGATCGTTGAGTTAAGGCCCGATCTAATTGTAGGGATGTTTATCTTGCCTCAAAATTATTCATTGCTCTCTCAAATTGCGCCTACAGTTTCTATTGAATATTCACAAACTGGTTGGAAACAAACATTAAAACAAGTTGCAGAAATTGTTGATAAAGTTCAGGAATCTAAACAACTACTGGATGATTATCAACAAAAGATCGCCCGTTTTAGAGAAGCATTCCTGCAAAAAACTGGCAAGCTGGAAATTTGCATTATGCGATTTTATACTACTTTGCAGTTCACCCAATTTCTTAACCAGAATTCATTTACAGTCAGTGTTATGGAAGAATTAGGAGTATTATCGATTCCAGAAATTCAGCGTCAGCAGATCCAAATTCCTAACTCAGATTATGGTTATATCAATACCAGCTTAGAACAAGTTTATTTGCTTGAGGCAGACAAAATGTTTATCGCCCTCGATCCAGGAGCTAAATCCAACTTAGAAGTTTATGAAAATAGTCCTTTATGGCAAACACTGAATGTGGTTAAACAGAATCAAGTTTATATTGTTGATTCAGGTTATTGGATTTTTGGCAACATTCTTTCTGCTAATGCCATTCTGGATGATTTATTCAAGTATTTAGTCAAAAATGAAAACTAA
- a CDS encoding ABC transporter substrate-binding protein produces the protein MNLSRRKLLITAAATAITVACSQQKPSVNQTAKTNDLRVVALEWTYVENLLALGIQPVGVADIAGYKKYVNIMPQLSQNVQDVGTRQEPSLEAIAQLQPNLILGLELRHQPILKTLSSIGKTLLFNPYVDPEKGNQFEEMQQTFRQIAQACDRVNQGEVVLKNLENSLTESSTKIKSANLAGNPFILGQFVPDLRLFTQNALAVQVLEKIGLKNAWGGKVDRFGFNTVGLESLLPVEKSHFLYIAENDRVPQQGFASNPVWKRLEFVKENRLYSLGEDTWVFGGPLSAQILVEKVVESLVRSS, from the coding sequence ATGAATTTAAGTCGTAGGAAGTTACTAATTACCGCAGCAGCAACAGCTATTACTGTTGCTTGTTCCCAACAAAAACCTTCAGTCAACCAAACTGCTAAAACTAACGATTTGCGAGTTGTTGCTTTAGAGTGGACTTACGTAGAAAACTTGTTAGCTTTAGGTATTCAACCTGTCGGTGTGGCGGATATTGCGGGATACAAAAAATACGTTAATATTATGCCTCAACTCTCGCAAAATGTACAAGATGTCGGAACGCGACAAGAACCTAGTTTAGAAGCGATCGCACAATTACAACCTAACTTAATTCTTGGTTTAGAACTCCGCCACCAACCAATTTTAAAAACTTTGTCTTCTATCGGAAAAACCCTTTTATTTAATCCTTATGTAGACCCGGAAAAGGGTAATCAATTTGAGGAAATGCAGCAAACTTTTCGCCAAATCGCCCAAGCTTGCGATCGAGTTAATCAAGGAGAAGTTGTACTAAAAAATTTAGAAAATAGCTTAACAGAATCATCGACAAAAATCAAATCAGCAAATTTAGCTGGAAATCCTTTTATTCTCGGTCAATTTGTTCCCGATCTTCGTTTGTTTACGCAAAATGCTTTAGCAGTACAAGTTTTGGAAAAGATTGGTTTAAAAAATGCTTGGGGGGGAAAGGTCGATCGCTTTGGTTTTAATACTGTCGGTTTGGAAAGTTTACTTCCTGTCGAAAAGTCTCACTTCCTTTATATTGCTGAAAATGATCGGGTTCCTCAACAAGGTTTTGCCAGTAATCCTGTTTGGAAAAGATTGGAGTTTGTGAAAGAAAATCGTTTATACTCTTTGGGTGAGGATACTTGGGTTTTTGGTGGGCCTTTGTCTGCTCAAATTTTGGTGGAAAAGGTTGTGGAAAGTTTAGTTAGAAGTAGTTAG
- a CDS encoding FecCD family ABC transporter permease, whose protein sequence is MKNGLLVRSPIMSFWVDRRLPLLLLILVIFSLIAIVLNVYQGEYPIAIIDIIKTLLGIDTGNPDFAFVIYTLRLPRTLIAFMVGVALSLSGAIFQGLTRNVLADPSIIGINAGASLVAVAVIVLFPSAPVYTLPIAAFVGASFIALMIYSLAWNGGTSPTLLILLGIGLSAIASAFTSLMITFGSIYDVNQALVWLAGSLYGRSWQQFFSLLPWIIVGVPIALLLSRQINVLNLGDDVAKGLGSRVEWQRGLLVLVAVSLAGSAVATAGTIAFVGLIAPHAGRQIIGANHQNLLPVTALLGGLLVTLADLVGRVLFAPIELPCGVITAAIGAPFFIYLLMRDRFIS, encoded by the coding sequence ATGAAAAATGGCTTGCTAGTTCGATCGCCAATAATGTCATTTTGGGTCGATCGACGCTTACCTTTACTATTGCTAATTTTGGTAATTTTCTCTCTGATTGCGATCGTTTTGAATGTGTACCAAGGAGAATATCCGATCGCAATTATTGACATTATTAAAACTTTGTTGGGTATTGATACAGGTAATCCCGATTTTGCGTTTGTGATTTACACCCTGCGATTACCCAGAACTTTAATTGCCTTTATGGTAGGAGTCGCACTTTCCTTGTCTGGGGCAATTTTTCAAGGTTTAACGCGCAATGTTTTAGCCGATCCAAGTATTATCGGGATTAATGCAGGAGCGAGTTTGGTAGCTGTTGCGGTAATTGTGTTATTTCCATCGGCACCTGTTTATACATTACCGATCGCTGCCTTTGTCGGTGCGTCATTTATTGCCTTGATGATTTATAGTTTGGCATGGAATGGGGGAACCTCTCCCACATTACTAATTTTATTGGGTATTGGTTTATCTGCGATCGCCAGTGCCTTTACCAGTTTAATGATTACCTTTGGCTCTATTTATGATGTCAATCAAGCATTAGTTTGGTTAGCTGGAAGTTTGTATGGTCGTAGTTGGCAACAGTTTTTTTCCTTGCTTCCTTGGATTATAGTTGGTGTTCCGATCGCACTGTTACTGTCCCGTCAAATTAATGTGTTGAATTTAGGTGATGATGTAGCCAAAGGTTTAGGTAGTCGAGTGGAATGGCAGCGGGGATTACTCGTTTTAGTTGCTGTTTCCCTTGCTGGATCGGCTGTTGCTACCGCAGGTACGATCGCCTTTGTCGGACTAATTGCACCTCACGCAGGACGGCAAATAATTGGGGCAAATCATCAAAATTTGTTGCCTGTAACGGCTCTTTTAGGTGGGTTGTTGGTGACTCTTGCCGATCTAGTTGGTAGAGTTCTTTTTGCACCGATCGAACTTCCTTGTGGAGTGATTACAGCTGCGATCGGCGCACCGTTCTTTATTTATCTGCTCATGCGCGATCGATTTATTAGTTAA
- a CDS encoding FecCD family ABC transporter permease: MITSIPSSPGKYARRSRWFGLMLGAIVLLICLVYSITLGAKDIPLGTILESFTTFDNSFDHLVIQTVRLPRSLMAMAVGAALAVSGALMQGLTRNPLAETGILGIEAGGALAVVVVLFIFGSSSLTLYAMVAFLGAAIAAVSVYGLGTLARGGATPLNLTVAGAAMTAFISSITTGILIVSQRTLEEIRFWLAGSLAGRDSNLFIQVLPFMAIGLVLALLLGKQITILSLGEEVAKGLGQKTVWIKVLTAISVVLLAGSSVAIAGPIGFIGLVVPHTVRFFIKTDYRWILPYSALLGAILLLVSDIAARILIKPQELPVGVMTAIVGAPVFVYLAKSKVKR, from the coding sequence ATGATAACTTCAATTCCATCAAGTCCTGGGAAATATGCGAGACGATCGCGTTGGTTTGGCTTAATGTTGGGCGCGATCGTCTTATTGATTTGCTTAGTCTACAGCATTACCTTGGGTGCCAAAGATATTCCTCTGGGAACTATTCTCGAATCCTTTACCACATTTGATAATTCCTTTGACCATCTGGTAATTCAAACTGTGCGACTGCCGCGATCGCTAATGGCAATGGCAGTAGGAGCAGCACTGGCAGTATCAGGAGCATTGATGCAGGGTTTAACTCGTAATCCTTTGGCTGAAACGGGCATTTTAGGGATTGAAGCGGGGGGTGCTTTAGCGGTTGTAGTCGTGTTGTTCATCTTTGGCAGTTCATCGCTAACTTTGTATGCAATGGTGGCATTTTTGGGTGCGGCGATCGCAGCGGTATCAGTATATGGTTTGGGAACATTAGCGCGTGGAGGTGCTACACCTTTAAACCTGACAGTGGCAGGTGCCGCAATGACTGCATTTATTTCTTCCATCACTACTGGAATTTTAATTGTCAGTCAACGCACTTTAGAAGAAATTCGATTTTGGTTAGCAGGATCTCTGGCTGGGAGAGATAGCAATTTATTTATTCAAGTTTTGCCTTTTATGGCGATCGGTTTAGTGCTGGCGTTACTACTTGGTAAACAAATCACGATTCTGAGTTTAGGGGAAGAAGTCGCCAAAGGTTTAGGTCAAAAAACAGTTTGGATTAAGGTATTAACTGCAATCAGCGTAGTGTTATTAGCAGGTAGTTCGGTAGCAATTGCCGGACCGATCGGTTTCATTGGATTAGTAGTACCGCATACAGTACGCTTCTTTATCAAAACTGATTATCGCTGGATTTTACCTTACTCAGCATTGTTGGGAGCAATTCTGTTATTAGTCTCGGATATTGCGGCGCGGATATTAATTAAACCGCAAGAACTTCCAGTGGGTGTGATGACGGCGATCGTTGGTGCGCCTGTGTTTGTTTATCTGGCAAAATCGAAGGTGAAACGATGA
- a CDS encoding ABC transporter ATP-binding protein gives MEIETHHLKIAYGDRVIVPNLSFTLTPGKVTALIGPNGSGKSTVLRTLARLLSPSQGIVYLNSRNIAQLSTREIAKQLAMLPQSPDIPEGVTVWELIGYGRYPHQGLFSGFSKVDIEAMRWALEVTGLEPLAKRAVDTLSGGERQRAWIALALAQKTQILLLDEPTTFLDIRHQLEVLSLVRSLNQKEGITVGWVLHDLNQAASYSDRLIFFKQGQIIASGSPAEVMIPEIVKEVFGVEMTIISHPVNGVPICLF, from the coding sequence ATGGAAATCGAAACGCACCATTTAAAGATAGCTTATGGCGATCGAGTAATCGTTCCCAACCTTTCTTTCACTTTAACACCGGGAAAGGTAACAGCTTTAATCGGGCCAAATGGTTCAGGAAAAAGTACTGTTCTACGAACTTTAGCCCGATTACTGTCACCTTCCCAAGGAATTGTTTACTTAAATAGTCGTAACATCGCCCAATTATCGACGCGAGAAATTGCTAAACAACTCGCTATGTTACCCCAATCACCTGATATTCCCGAAGGAGTAACAGTGTGGGAATTAATTGGTTACGGACGATATCCACATCAAGGATTGTTCAGCGGTTTCTCCAAAGTCGATATTGAGGCGATGCGCTGGGCGTTAGAAGTTACAGGATTAGAACCTTTAGCAAAAAGAGCGGTGGATACACTTTCTGGGGGAGAACGCCAACGGGCGTGGATTGCGTTAGCTTTAGCGCAAAAAACCCAGATATTATTATTAGATGAACCCACCACTTTTTTAGATATTCGCCATCAATTAGAAGTGTTATCTTTGGTGCGTTCTTTAAATCAAAAGGAAGGAATTACAGTAGGATGGGTTTTACACGATTTAAACCAAGCAGCTAGTTATAGCGATCGCCTAATCTTCTTCAAACAAGGTCAAATAATCGCTTCTGGTTCCCCAGCAGAAGTGATGATTCCAGAAATTGTTAAAGAAGTGTTTGGTGTAGAAATGACCATCATTTCTCATCCCGTTAATGGCGTACCCATTTGTTTGTTTTGA
- a CDS encoding iron ABC transporter permease has product MKKLIVLVGSLLLLVFLLFLHICQGRTEVDFFSVVSGLFFGDSPEAQVIQFVRLPRAVIAVISGAALGVSGALLQTITRNSLASPTTLGINAGAYFALTVSAIAFPGKLSPIIVTFVGGLLTAILVYTIAGATQINPLRLTLSGIAVSLALSAFTAALQLLFENETTGLFFWGAGSLSQVDWNSSIYAAPKVILAVIIALWIAKALDILLLGEDVARSLGQKVQQTRLITTITAVFLAAVAVSVVGSIGFVGLVAPHLIRLLGYRSHFLLIPGSAIWGAIILLGADIVAQTLTTNLSELPTGSITALIGAPFLIILARSSQQTSKSRSSNQFSFRSNSLDFSLIFFGLSVALCVFLFIGLSWGNLSLNLGQIISTLTGGGNALSQRVIWQLRLPRLLVGMFAGASLGVSGLLLQGVVRNSLAGPEIVGITSGAGLGALLMLVIFPEAPVEMIPLAAFGGAIAAFGTVYLFAWQNGISPTRLALVGVAMSAFCAAGINILVVFSKLRVAQALVWLSGSTYARSWEELGRLIIFPLILLPLAAIVARWLDLMALGEDLPRSLGLSLQKARGIAIAIAVALAAAAVSTVGTVSFVGLIAPHTARLLIGYHHRQLVPITALLGAILVTLADTIGRVILAPKEIPSGLVTAIIGTPYFLWLLLPQGKWAFLPYWKSCKELIFNRR; this is encoded by the coding sequence ATGAAGAAGTTAATTGTTTTAGTTGGTAGTTTACTGTTATTGGTGTTTTTGTTGTTCCTGCATATTTGCCAAGGACGAACGGAAGTTGATTTTTTTTCTGTGGTTTCTGGTTTGTTTTTTGGGGATAGCCCTGAAGCACAGGTTATTCAATTTGTGCGGCTTCCTCGCGCTGTAATAGCAGTAATTTCGGGTGCTGCATTGGGTGTTAGTGGTGCGTTATTACAAACAATTACTCGTAATTCTCTTGCTTCACCTACTACTTTGGGAATTAATGCTGGGGCTTATTTTGCTTTGACGGTTAGTGCGATCGCTTTTCCCGGCAAATTATCTCCAATTATAGTTACTTTTGTTGGTGGTTTACTCACGGCTATTTTAGTTTATACAATCGCAGGTGCAACCCAAATTAATCCCCTGCGTCTCACTTTATCTGGTATCGCTGTTTCTCTCGCCCTTTCTGCTTTCACCGCTGCTTTACAACTATTATTTGAAAATGAAACTACTGGGTTATTCTTTTGGGGTGCAGGTTCTCTTTCCCAAGTTGATTGGAATAGTAGCATTTATGCTGCACCAAAAGTGATTTTGGCGGTGATTATTGCGCTTTGGATCGCAAAGGCTTTAGATATATTATTACTTGGCGAAGATGTTGCGCGATCGCTAGGACAAAAAGTTCAACAAACTCGGTTAATAACTACTATTACTGCTGTATTTCTCGCCGCTGTTGCTGTTAGTGTTGTCGGTTCTATTGGGTTTGTTGGTTTAGTCGCCCCTCATCTCATTCGGTTATTAGGATATCGTTCTCATTTTTTACTCATTCCCGGTTCGGCTATTTGGGGCGCAATTATTCTGTTAGGTGCAGATATTGTCGCTCAAACTTTAACAACTAATCTCAGCGAACTTCCCACAGGGAGTATTACTGCTTTAATTGGCGCACCATTTTTAATTATCTTAGCTCGTTCCAGTCAGCAAACTAGCAAAAGTCGATCGTCAAATCAGTTTTCTTTCCGTTCTAATTCTCTTGACTTTTCCCTAATATTTTTTGGTTTGAGTGTCGCTTTGTGCGTCTTTCTATTTATCGGTTTATCTTGGGGAAATCTTTCTCTTAACTTGGGGCAAATTATTAGTACTTTAACGGGTGGCGGAAATGCGCTTTCTCAACGGGTAATTTGGCAATTACGTTTACCTCGGTTATTAGTAGGAATGTTCGCTGGTGCATCTTTGGGAGTTAGCGGTTTACTCCTACAAGGCGTTGTGCGAAACTCTTTAGCAGGGCCGGAAATTGTCGGAATTACTTCCGGTGCAGGTTTAGGGGCGCTGTTAATGTTGGTGATTTTCCCCGAAGCCCCTGTGGAAATGATTCCTTTAGCGGCATTTGGCGGTGCTATAGCGGCGTTTGGGACGGTTTACCTCTTTGCGTGGCAAAATGGCATTTCTCCCACCCGCTTGGCTCTTGTAGGCGTAGCTATGTCGGCATTCTGCGCCGCCGGAATTAACATTTTAGTCGTGTTTTCTAAATTGCGAGTTGCCCAAGCTTTAGTTTGGTTGTCAGGAAGCACCTACGCCCGTTCTTGGGAAGAATTGGGACGATTGATAATTTTTCCCTTAATTTTGTTACCTTTAGCCGCAATAGTGGCGCGTTGGTTGGATTTAATGGCGTTAGGTGAAGATTTGCCCCGCAGTTTAGGCTTATCTTTGCAGAAAGCGAGAGGTATAGCAATTGCGATCGCAGTCGCCCTAGCCGCCGCTGCTGTTTCAACTGTGGGAACAGTCAGTTTTGTTGGTTTAATTGCACCTCATACCGCACGTTTATTAATCGGTTATCATCACCGTCAATTAGTTCCAATTACTGCACTTTTAGGCGCAATTTTAGTTACTTTAGCAGATACTATTGGTCGAGTGATTCTCGCTCCTAAAGAAATACCTTCTGGTTTAGTTACAGCTATTATTGGAACACCCTATTTTCTGTGGTTATTATTACCTCAAGGAAAGTGGGCATTTTTACCTTATTGGAAAAGTTGCAAAGAGTTAATTTTTAACCGCAGATGA
- a CDS encoding helix-turn-helix transcriptional regulator yields the protein MAIALSSTTWLDLWQESRQQAKPGDPEDRDDRIAICPPLFGQGYKRDITLRNGIDLTFHRYQFRENLTFSGINTDETGCLEWVFNLSSTFRYSDGTYITNGQHYVAGLYAPCIVSEELAQDARVEVDIHLEPEQFRGLVSNNLDILPSELKRMLEGDTTIPLSTVRRITPPMQLVLKQMLDCPYRGVMKQMYLESKSIEVLVLWLDQARSSDRSPKPANRLRSRDLDLIHQAKEILLEHIDNPPSLMTLARQVGLNDCTLKRGFRQVFGTTVFGYLHHHRMEQARSLLLENQHSIMAIAQTVGYTNLSAFSTAFRKKYGVSPRVMQRQ from the coding sequence ATGGCGATCGCCCTTTCTAGTACAACTTGGTTGGATTTATGGCAAGAAAGTCGGCAACAGGCAAAACCGGGAGATCCAGAGGATCGAGACGATCGCATTGCTATTTGTCCACCTTTGTTTGGTCAGGGGTATAAGCGCGATATCACACTCCGCAATGGCATTGATTTAACCTTTCACCGCTATCAATTCCGAGAGAATCTAACTTTTTCTGGAATCAACACTGATGAAACAGGCTGTTTAGAATGGGTGTTTAACCTATCCTCCACGTTTCGATACTCCGATGGCACTTACATTACCAATGGGCAGCATTATGTGGCTGGACTTTACGCACCCTGTATTGTAAGTGAGGAACTCGCGCAAGATGCCAGGGTAGAAGTAGATATTCATCTAGAACCAGAGCAGTTTCGGGGATTAGTTAGTAATAATTTAGACATCCTACCAAGCGAGTTAAAGCGAATGCTGGAGGGTGACACAACCATCCCTCTTTCAACGGTGCGAAGGATTACTCCCCCCATGCAATTAGTGTTGAAACAAATGCTAGATTGTCCCTATCGGGGAGTAATGAAACAGATGTATCTGGAAAGTAAGTCGATAGAAGTGCTGGTGTTGTGGTTAGATCAGGCTCGATCTAGCGATCGCTCACCCAAACCAGCCAACCGACTGCGCTCTAGGGATCTCGATCTCATTCATCAGGCGAAAGAGATTTTATTAGAGCATATTGATAATCCACCCTCATTAATGACGTTAGCACGACAAGTAGGGCTGAATGATTGCACCTTGAAACGGGGTTTCCGGCAAGTCTTTGGCACAACAGTCTTTGGTTACTTACACCATCACCGCATGGAACAAGCGCGATCGCTACTTTTGGAAAATCAACACTCAATTATGGCGATCGCCCAAACCGTTGGATACACCAACCTCTCTGCCTTTAGCACCGCCTTTCGTAAAAAGTATGGAGTCAGTCCCAGAGTCATGCAACGGCAATAG